The following coding sequences lie in one Actinomyces capricornis genomic window:
- a CDS encoding NCS1 family nucleobase:cation symporter-1 yields the protein MESSAAPSTQEGVPVEPADIDPHLINDDLAPAKSRDWGFFSLFAMWMSDIHSIGGYTFAAGLFALGLGAAYVFTSLTIGIIVVFFLMNLVGFAGQKTGLCYPVLARITFGTVGSNLPALLRGFVAICWYGIQTWLASKAVIVLVGGIWPHILEYGQARFLGESLLGWAAFLFMWALQLLLLRNGMETIRKFQDWAGPAVWVVMFILTVYILMLADWHISLNLATEPAEWGTLHAVLAAVSLTVAYFSTLLLNFCDFSRFSPSRKAVWMANLWGLPVNFIAFSVVSVLVTAGSLQIYGEYIFDPIDLVARIDHPVAIILGAVTFTVATLGINVVANFVSPAYDLANAWPSKINFVRGGFISACIALVITPWNLFNNPVIINVFLAALGAVLGPLFGIIIADYYYLRREKVQVSELFRAKGLHAFGNGWNMRAVWAFVLASIPSIIVAVVPTEICRFLSPFSWFIGAALGFGLHLAISRDDPYVIRAVQQAEALDLDADRESVAR from the coding sequence GTGGAAAGCAGCGCAGCGCCTTCAACCCAGGAAGGCGTGCCGGTGGAGCCGGCGGACATCGACCCTCATCTGATCAATGATGATCTGGCTCCCGCCAAGAGCCGTGACTGGGGATTCTTCTCCCTCTTCGCCATGTGGATGTCCGACATCCACTCCATTGGTGGATACACATTCGCCGCCGGGCTCTTCGCCCTGGGCCTGGGTGCGGCCTATGTGTTCACCTCCCTGACGATCGGCATCATCGTCGTCTTCTTCCTCATGAACCTCGTGGGATTCGCGGGCCAGAAGACGGGTCTGTGCTACCCCGTCCTGGCGCGCATCACCTTCGGGACGGTCGGATCCAACCTGCCCGCCCTCCTGCGTGGATTCGTGGCCATCTGCTGGTACGGGATCCAGACCTGGCTGGCCTCCAAGGCCGTCATCGTCCTGGTCGGGGGGATCTGGCCGCACATCCTCGAGTACGGCCAGGCCCGATTCCTGGGAGAGAGCCTCCTGGGCTGGGCCGCCTTCCTGTTCATGTGGGCCCTCCAGCTGCTGCTCCTGCGCAACGGCATGGAGACCATCCGCAAGTTCCAGGACTGGGCCGGGCCGGCGGTGTGGGTGGTCATGTTCATCCTCACCGTCTACATCCTCATGCTCGCCGATTGGCACATCTCCCTCAACCTGGCCACCGAGCCGGCTGAGTGGGGCACTCTGCACGCCGTCCTGGCAGCTGTGTCGCTGACGGTGGCCTACTTCTCCACCCTCCTGCTCAACTTCTGCGACTTCTCGCGCTTCTCACCCTCGCGCAAGGCCGTGTGGATGGCCAACCTGTGGGGCCTGCCGGTCAACTTCATCGCCTTCTCCGTGGTCTCGGTCCTGGTGACGGCCGGCTCCCTGCAGATCTACGGCGAGTACATCTTCGACCCGATCGACCTGGTGGCCCGCATCGACCACCCGGTGGCCATCATCCTGGGCGCCGTGACCTTCACCGTGGCCACGCTGGGCATCAACGTCGTGGCGAACTTCGTGTCCCCCGCCTACGACCTGGCCAACGCCTGGCCCTCGAAGATCAACTTCGTGCGCGGCGGCTTCATCTCCGCCTGCATCGCCCTGGTCATCACCCCGTGGAACCTGTTCAACAACCCGGTGATCATCAACGTCTTCCTGGCGGCCCTGGGCGCCGTTCTGGGCCCCCTGTTCGGCATCATCATCGCCGACTACTACTACCTGCGCCGCGAGAAGGTCCAGGTCTCCGAGCTGTTCCGGGCCAAGGGCCTGCACGCCTTCGGCAACGGCTGGAACATGCGCGCCGTGTGGGCCTTCGTCCTGGCCTCCATCCCCTCGATCATCGTGGCCGTGGTCCCCACCGAGATCTGCCGGTTCCTCAGCCCGTTCTCCTGGTTCATCGGGGCGGCACTGGGCTTCGGACTGCACCTGGCCATCTCCCGTGACGACCCCTACGTCATCCGCGCCGTCCAGCAGGCCGAGGCCCTGGACCTCGATGCCGACCGCGAATCCGTGGCCCGGTGA
- the arcC gene encoding carbamate kinase → MTHKALVIAVGGNALIKDPKEVSVASQAEAVQESAEHITSLIAAGYTPVVTHGNGPQVGFLLRRAELALDELPPLPLDVLGADTQGATGYFFTRSLRGCLAQQGIEREVAAVVTQSVVDPEDPAFAAPSKPVGSFMSEQEAREHEEKDGWSVREDSGRGWRRVVPSPVPVEIVECEVIRSLVDSGCIVVAAGGGGIPVSREDGRLSGVEAVIDKDLASALLASELGVPDLVICTAVEQVYLNFGTPEQKALDTITAQEARSYLEEGHFGKGSMAPKIEAALNFLQAGGQRAIITSLEALQDAVAGKAGTCITN, encoded by the coding sequence ATGACCCACAAGGCACTCGTCATCGCCGTCGGTGGCAACGCCCTCATCAAGGACCCCAAGGAGGTGTCGGTCGCGAGCCAGGCCGAGGCCGTCCAGGAGTCCGCCGAGCACATCACCTCGCTCATCGCTGCGGGCTACACCCCGGTGGTCACCCACGGCAACGGCCCGCAGGTCGGCTTCCTGCTGCGTCGGGCCGAGCTCGCCCTCGACGAGCTGCCCCCGCTGCCCCTGGACGTCCTGGGCGCCGACACCCAGGGCGCCACCGGCTACTTCTTCACCCGCAGCCTGCGCGGATGCCTGGCCCAGCAGGGTATCGAGCGCGAGGTCGCCGCGGTGGTCACCCAGAGCGTCGTCGACCCCGAGGACCCGGCCTTCGCCGCCCCCTCCAAGCCCGTGGGCTCCTTCATGAGTGAGCAGGAGGCCCGCGAGCACGAGGAGAAGGACGGCTGGTCCGTGCGCGAGGACTCCGGCCGCGGCTGGCGGCGGGTCGTGCCCTCCCCGGTGCCCGTGGAGATCGTCGAGTGCGAGGTCATCCGCTCCCTGGTCGACTCCGGCTGCATCGTGGTGGCCGCAGGCGGTGGCGGCATCCCCGTCAGCCGCGAGGACGGCCGGCTCAGCGGGGTCGAGGCCGTCATCGACAAGGACCTGGCCTCCGCCCTCCTGGCCTCCGAGCTCGGCGTGCCGGACCTGGTCATCTGCACTGCCGTGGAGCAGGTCTACCTCAACTTCGGCACCCCCGAGCAGAAGGCGCTGGACACGATCACCGCACAGGAGGCCCGCTCCTACCTGGAGGAGGGGCACTTCGGGAAGGGCTCCATGGCCCCCAAGATCGAGGCCGCCCTCAACTTCCTCCAGGCCGGTGGCCAGCGGGCCATCATCACCTCCCTCGAGGCCCTCCAGGACGCCGTGGCCGGCAAGGCCGGGACGTGCATCACCAACTGA
- a CDS encoding aspartate/ornithine carbamoyltransferase family protein — MSQYMRSMKGLVEAVDHVGKSFISINDMTDDQLYNLFELAKNLELYNRSKIDLLGGNMLALLFFQPSTRTRMSFQTAMERLGGNTIVEANPKVTSSVAKEESMEDTMRCVSQYANLVVLRHYDEEEARRGAEAATCPIINGGWGHWEHPTQALLDLYTMWRRFGRIEGLNVAVVSPDMVEARTGHSMAYGLARLGANVTICSDSDRRTPEEVTKRIRSDFNCELSEQFDFEQDTFNDFVRSQDLIYLPGCSAPAGAKADEFKTLMDRYLVRYDTLKEEADKGHQIYVTHTLPRRAGEMDLRIDDSPHQLYFRAILQSVSIRMALITAILGL; from the coding sequence ATGTCCCAGTACATGCGCTCGATGAAGGGCCTGGTCGAGGCCGTCGACCACGTCGGCAAGAGCTTCATCTCGATCAACGACATGACCGACGACCAGCTCTACAACCTCTTCGAGCTGGCCAAGAACCTGGAGCTGTACAACCGCTCCAAGATCGACCTGCTGGGCGGCAACATGCTCGCGCTGCTGTTCTTCCAGCCCTCGACCCGCACCCGCATGAGCTTCCAGACCGCAATGGAGCGCCTGGGCGGCAACACGATCGTCGAGGCAAACCCCAAGGTCACCTCCTCGGTGGCCAAGGAGGAGTCCATGGAGGACACCATGCGCTGCGTGTCCCAGTACGCCAACCTCGTCGTGCTGCGCCACTACGACGAGGAGGAGGCCCGCCGCGGCGCCGAGGCCGCGACCTGCCCCATCATCAACGGCGGCTGGGGCCACTGGGAGCACCCCACCCAGGCCCTGCTCGACCTGTACACCATGTGGCGGCGCTTCGGCAGGATCGAGGGCCTCAACGTCGCGGTGGTCTCCCCCGACATGGTCGAGGCCCGCACCGGCCACTCCATGGCCTACGGCCTGGCCCGCCTAGGCGCCAATGTCACCATCTGCTCCGACTCCGACCGGCGCACCCCCGAGGAGGTCACCAAGCGCATCCGCAGCGACTTCAACTGCGAGCTGTCCGAGCAGTTCGACTTCGAGCAGGACACCTTCAACGACTTCGTGCGCAGTCAGGACCTCATCTACCTGCCCGGCTGCTCGGCGCCCGCCGGCGCCAAGGCCGATGAGTTCAAGACGCTCATGGACCGCTACCTGGTGCGCTACGACACCCTCAAGGAGGAAGCGGACAAGGGGCACCAGATCTACGTCACCCACACCCTTCCCCGCCGCGCCGGCGAGATGGACCTGCGCATCGATGACAGCCCGCACCAGCTGTACTTCCGGGCCATCCTGCAGTCCGTGTCCATCCGCATGGCCCTGATCACCGCGATCCTGGGCCTGTGA
- a CDS encoding DUF3830 family protein, with product MMLEIKAGGFTFKARYEEEAAPRTIAAFREKLLPLDSRIIHVRWSGQAGWIPFGDLDLELEPENGTCYPHPGEIVIYPGGVSETELLIGYGYVNFASKAGQLAGNHFATIVEGNEHLQELGEKFLWEGAQEISFREV from the coding sequence ATGATGCTTGAGATCAAGGCCGGAGGATTCACCTTCAAGGCTCGCTACGAGGAGGAGGCGGCCCCCCGCACGATCGCGGCCTTCCGCGAGAAGCTGCTCCCGCTGGACTCGCGGATCATCCACGTGCGCTGGTCGGGGCAGGCCGGCTGGATCCCCTTCGGCGACCTCGACCTGGAGCTGGAGCCGGAGAACGGCACCTGCTACCCGCACCCCGGCGAGATCGTCATCTACCCCGGTGGCGTCTCGGAGACCGAGCTGCTCATCGGCTACGGTTACGTCAACTTCGCCTCCAAGGCCGGGCAGCTCGCCGGGAACCACTTCGCCACGATCGTCGAGGGCAACGAGCACCTCCAGGAGCTCGGTGAGAAGTTCCTGTGGGAGGGAGCCCAGGAGATCTCCTTCCGCGAAGTCTGA
- a CDS encoding aspartate/glutamate racemase family protein, with the protein MKILAVNVNTTQSMTRSIGEAARAVANEGTEIIELTPSIGADSVEGNFESHLAAVAVMDAVTTYEGDFDAVILAGFGEHGKEGLMELLEVPVVDITEAAAHMAMLLGYRFSAVTTLDRAVPLIEDRLLSFGLLAHCASVRSTGLGVLELEDAERAAQAIKREAGQAVSEDRAEVIVLGCGGMAGLDAELSRDLGVPVVEGVACAVKLAESLVGLGLRTSKSRTYAPPRPKRIDGWPLSAHH; encoded by the coding sequence ATGAAGATCCTCGCAGTCAACGTCAACACCACCCAATCCATGACCCGCAGCATCGGTGAGGCTGCGCGCGCCGTGGCCAACGAGGGCACCGAGATCATCGAGCTCACCCCGAGCATCGGGGCGGACTCGGTCGAGGGGAACTTCGAGTCCCATCTCGCCGCCGTCGCCGTCATGGACGCCGTGACCACCTATGAGGGCGACTTCGACGCCGTGATCCTCGCCGGATTCGGCGAGCACGGCAAGGAGGGGCTCATGGAGCTCCTCGAGGTCCCCGTCGTCGACATCACCGAGGCCGCAGCGCATATGGCCATGCTCCTGGGCTACCGCTTCTCCGCGGTGACCACCCTGGACCGGGCCGTGCCCCTCATCGAGGACCGGCTGCTGTCCTTCGGGCTGCTCGCGCACTGCGCATCCGTGCGCTCCACCGGCCTGGGAGTCCTGGAGCTCGAGGACGCCGAGCGCGCCGCCCAGGCGATCAAGCGCGAGGCCGGGCAGGCCGTGTCCGAGGACCGTGCCGAGGTCATCGTCCTGGGATGCGGCGGCATGGCCGGACTCGACGCCGAGCTGAGCCGAGACCTGGGGGTGCCTGTCGTCGAGGGTGTGGCCTGCGCCGTCAAGCTCGCCGAGTCCCTCGTCGGCCTGGGCCTGAGGACCTCGAAGTCCCGCACCTACGCACCCCCACGACCCAAGCGGATCGATGGCTGGCCATTGTCCGCACACCACTGA
- a CDS encoding phosphoglycerate dehydrogenase: MSETPQKYRIRTLNAISGKGLSRLPDEFYEVGGSVEAPDALLVRSASLHGTPIEDSVLAVARAGAGTNNIPVEELTHRGIPVFNTPGANANAVKELVLAGLFIASRNLIPAARFAHELPGDDAEIAKAVEAGKKQFVGFELPGRTLGVIGLGAIGVQVANAALGLGLNVVGFDPGISVEHAWHMSAEVERASSMEEVFSRADILTVHVPLIPATCGLVSTQRIALMKDTAVLLNFARAEIVDTDAVVAALDEGTLRGYVCDFPSTAVHKHPKCISLPHLGASTKEAERNCAIMAVDSLRGFLEDGQVHNSVNFPEAVMARQEGTRRLVIVNRNVPNMVGQVSTIVAQHGQNIANLLNKSRGELAVTLVDVEGGLQPEVLDELRAIDGVLSARGI; this comes from the coding sequence ATGAGCGAGACCCCGCAGAAGTACCGCATCCGCACCCTCAATGCCATCTCCGGCAAGGGCCTGTCCCGCCTGCCCGACGAGTTCTACGAGGTGGGTGGCTCCGTCGAGGCCCCCGATGCCCTCCTGGTGCGCTCAGCCTCGCTCCACGGCACCCCCATCGAGGACTCCGTGCTGGCCGTGGCCCGGGCGGGCGCGGGAACCAACAACATCCCGGTCGAAGAGCTCACCCACCGAGGCATCCCCGTGTTCAACACTCCGGGAGCCAACGCCAACGCCGTCAAGGAACTGGTGCTGGCGGGCCTGTTCATCGCCTCGCGCAACCTCATCCCCGCCGCCCGCTTCGCCCACGAGCTGCCGGGCGACGATGCCGAGATCGCCAAGGCGGTCGAGGCCGGCAAGAAGCAGTTCGTCGGCTTCGAGCTGCCGGGGCGCACCCTGGGCGTCATCGGCCTGGGGGCCATCGGGGTGCAGGTGGCCAACGCGGCCCTGGGACTGGGGCTCAACGTCGTCGGCTTCGACCCGGGGATCTCCGTGGAGCACGCCTGGCACATGAGCGCCGAGGTCGAGCGGGCCTCCTCCATGGAGGAGGTCTTCTCCCGCGCCGACATCCTCACCGTCCACGTGCCCCTCATCCCGGCCACCTGCGGACTGGTGAGCACCCAGCGGATCGCCCTGATGAAGGACACCGCCGTGCTGCTCAACTTCGCCCGCGCCGAGATCGTGGACACCGACGCCGTCGTTGCCGCCCTGGACGAGGGCACTCTGCGCGGCTACGTCTGCGACTTCCCCTCCACCGCCGTCCACAAGCACCCCAAGTGCATCTCCCTGCCCCACCTGGGGGCCTCCACCAAGGAGGCCGAGCGCAACTGCGCCATCATGGCGGTGGACTCCCTGCGCGGCTTCCTGGAGGACGGGCAGGTGCACAACTCCGTGAACTTCCCCGAGGCCGTCATGGCCCGCCAGGAGGGCACGCGGCGCCTGGTCATCGTCAACCGCAACGTGCCCAACATGGTGGGCCAGGTCTCCACCATCGTGGCCCAGCACGGCCAGAACATCGCCAACCTGCTCAACAAGTCCCGCGGCGAGCTGGCGGTCACCCTGGTGGATGTCGAGGGCGGCCTGCAGCCCGAGGTGCTCGATGAGCTGCGGGCCATCGACGGGGTGCTCTCGGCCCGGGGCATCTGA
- the allB gene encoding allantoinase AllB — protein MTDEKQPTHDLVVRARRTVLPDGIRPACVVIDDQTITAIEDYDAAVTAAEEIAVPDDQVLMPGLVDSHVHVNEPGRTPWEGYESATRAALAGGITTIIDMPLNSSPPTTTIQALEDKRQAAEGQLSVDVGLWGGAVPGNVDQLEPLWGRGVFGFKCFTAHSGIDEYGCLGYEEVEEALEEIARLGAVLIVHAEDPAALAAAPQDFGRPYAGYLASRPREAENTAIERVIDAARRTGARVHILHLSSAEALPMIRKAKEEGVRITVETCPHYLTFAAEAVPDGATEYKCAPPVREEANRRQLWAGLKDGTIDHIASDHSPCTVDLKCRDTGDFGKAWGGVASVQLGLPAVWTAGQEFGVTLEDIARWFAARPSATFGIPRKGSIAVGNDADLAILDPQAAFEVDVEELEHKNKISPYHGRTLSGVVQRTILRGRTVDRDSKRGRIIERD, from the coding sequence ATGACTGATGAGAAGCAACCGACCCACGACCTGGTGGTCAGGGCCCGCCGCACCGTCCTGCCCGACGGCATCCGGCCCGCCTGCGTGGTCATCGACGATCAGACCATCACCGCCATCGAGGACTACGACGCCGCCGTGACTGCCGCCGAGGAGATCGCAGTCCCCGACGACCAGGTGCTCATGCCCGGCCTGGTGGATTCCCACGTCCACGTCAACGAGCCCGGGCGCACCCCCTGGGAGGGCTACGAGAGCGCCACCCGCGCCGCCCTGGCCGGCGGCATCACCACCATCATCGACATGCCGCTCAACTCCTCGCCGCCCACCACCACGATCCAGGCCCTGGAGGACAAGCGGCAGGCCGCCGAGGGCCAGCTCTCGGTGGACGTGGGCCTGTGGGGCGGGGCGGTGCCCGGCAATGTCGACCAGCTCGAGCCCCTGTGGGGGCGGGGCGTCTTCGGCTTCAAGTGCTTCACGGCCCACTCGGGGATCGATGAGTACGGATGCCTGGGCTATGAGGAGGTCGAGGAGGCCCTGGAGGAGATCGCCCGCCTGGGCGCCGTCCTCATCGTCCACGCCGAGGACCCCGCGGCCCTGGCCGCCGCGCCCCAGGACTTCGGCCGGCCCTACGCCGGGTACCTGGCCTCACGGCCCCGAGAGGCGGAGAACACGGCCATCGAGAGGGTCATCGATGCGGCCCGCCGCACCGGTGCCAGGGTGCACATCCTCCACCTGTCCTCCGCCGAGGCCCTGCCGATGATCCGCAAGGCCAAGGAGGAGGGGGTGAGGATCACTGTGGAGACCTGCCCCCACTACCTCACCTTCGCCGCGGAGGCCGTGCCCGACGGCGCCACCGAGTACAAGTGCGCCCCGCCGGTGCGCGAGGAGGCCAACAGGCGCCAGCTGTGGGCCGGCCTCAAGGACGGGACCATCGATCACATCGCCTCCGACCACTCCCCGTGCACCGTGGACCTCAAGTGCCGCGACACCGGGGACTTCGGGAAGGCCTGGGGAGGCGTGGCCTCCGTGCAGCTGGGCCTGCCGGCCGTGTGGACCGCCGGCCAGGAGTTCGGCGTCACCCTGGAGGACATCGCCCGCTGGTTCGCCGCCAGGCCGTCGGCCACCTTCGGCATCCCGCGCAAGGGGTCCATCGCCGTGGGCAACGACGCCGACCTGGCCATCCTCGACCCGCAGGCCGCCTTCGAGGTCGACGTCGAGGAGCTGGAGCACAAGAACAAGATCTCGCCCTACCACGGACGCACCCTCTCCGGCGTCGTCCAGCGCACGATCCTGCGCGGCAGGACCGTGGACCGCGACTCCAAGCGGGGGCGGATCATCGAGCGCGACTGA
- a CDS encoding MFS transporter — translation MRLTEDLRDLATVPAFRTLLAVRLASQSGDGMLQAGLASLFFFQPQKMTSVSGVATALVVMLLPFSLVGPLTGPLIDRWPRRQILLHANLLRCGLVVLIAAILHTAGIGTAIYLLVLVAMGMSRFLLSVLSAGLPRIIDHERLLVANSIVPTLGGAATALGAALGLLLRLLLPPGSAQDTASLLSAALLYCAAAAIVTRLRPDQLGPALLPGPRPGVAAALAATATELARALAHLRRRGAPALALTAMALHRFVYGMELITLILMARNLLAAPQDADAGLAAFGALMGAMIAGHALAVVLTAVAHEWVEPPAWVVICLLGGTVGQMVLVATHDLRWVMAGVFVFGVGVQGAKIAVDTIVQAGTADAYRGRAFAIYDVLFNTSECLAAAMAVLVLPHTGWSPGVQGVLVVMVWAVALWFRFRMRGRAKPSQNMPYSRL, via the coding sequence ATGCGCCTGACCGAGGACCTGCGGGACCTGGCCACCGTCCCGGCCTTCCGCACCCTGCTCGCCGTGCGGCTGGCCTCCCAGAGCGGTGACGGCATGCTCCAGGCCGGCCTGGCCTCGCTGTTCTTCTTCCAGCCCCAGAAGATGACCAGCGTCAGCGGGGTCGCCACGGCGCTGGTGGTCATGCTGCTGCCCTTCAGCCTCGTGGGCCCCCTGACCGGCCCCCTCATCGACCGCTGGCCACGGCGCCAGATACTCCTGCACGCCAACCTGCTGCGCTGCGGCCTGGTGGTCCTCATCGCGGCGATCCTGCACACCGCCGGGATCGGGACGGCCATCTACCTGCTGGTCCTGGTCGCCATGGGCATGAGCCGCTTCCTGCTGTCCGTCCTATCCGCGGGCCTGCCCCGGATCATCGACCATGAGCGCCTCCTGGTGGCCAACTCCATCGTGCCCACTCTGGGCGGGGCGGCCACCGCCCTGGGAGCAGCCCTCGGGCTCCTCCTGCGCCTCCTCCTGCCCCCCGGCAGCGCGCAGGACACCGCCAGCCTCCTGAGCGCGGCGCTCCTGTACTGCGCGGCGGCCGCCATCGTCACACGCCTGCGACCCGATCAGCTGGGGCCCGCCCTCCTGCCCGGCCCCAGGCCCGGCGTGGCGGCGGCGCTCGCTGCCACCGCCACGGAGCTGGCCCGGGCCCTGGCCCACCTGCGCCGGCGCGGCGCCCCGGCGCTGGCCCTGACCGCCATGGCCCTGCACCGCTTCGTCTACGGCATGGAGCTCATCACCCTCATCCTCATGGCCCGCAACCTCCTGGCCGCCCCGCAGGACGCCGATGCGGGACTGGCGGCCTTCGGCGCCCTCATGGGCGCGATGATCGCGGGGCATGCGCTGGCGGTGGTGCTCACGGCGGTGGCGCACGAGTGGGTGGAGCCGCCCGCCTGGGTGGTGATCTGCCTCCTGGGGGGAACAGTGGGTCAGATGGTCCTGGTGGCCACCCATGACCTGAGGTGGGTGATGGCGGGCGTCTTCGTGTTCGGCGTGGGGGTTCAGGGCGCCAAGATCGCCGTGGACACCATTGTCCAGGCCGGCACCGCCGACGCGTATCGGGGGCGCGCCTTCGCCATCTACGACGTGCTGTTCAACACCTCGGAGTGCCTGGCCGCCGCGATGGCCGTCCTGGTGCTGCCGCATACAGGCTGGTCCCCGGGGGTGCAGGGGGTGCTGGTGGTGATGGTCTGGGCCGTGGCCCTGTGGTTTCGGTTCCGCATGCGGGGTCGGGCAAAACCATCCCAGAATATGCCGTATTCTCGGTTGTAA
- a CDS encoding FadR/GntR family transcriptional regulator, translated as MANDLVERAVEGVLDAVVDRTFVEEEPLPAEAELARFLRVSRPTMREAVRNLSMGGVLNVVHGRGTFLLPRFRWRELRYLLYVAAHEGRVQEVELDLLGVEEMLEVGAVRLAAVQRSEEDLQEMRRCVEEYRIAAKADDIQALIGLDHAFHDAILAATGNQFVASTMHPFRDALLGTRFRASESEEVRAMVVSHHLQILQAIEAQDAEGAARLMHEHMAQTRRDILTARERRGGELSENL; from the coding sequence ATGGCCAACGACCTGGTGGAGCGCGCCGTTGAGGGCGTCCTGGACGCCGTCGTCGACAGGACCTTCGTGGAGGAGGAGCCCCTGCCCGCCGAGGCCGAGCTGGCCCGTTTCCTGCGGGTCTCGCGACCCACGATGAGGGAGGCGGTGAGGAACCTGTCCATGGGCGGGGTCCTCAACGTCGTCCACGGGCGGGGCACCTTCCTGCTCCCCCGCTTCCGCTGGCGCGAGCTGCGCTACCTGCTGTACGTGGCCGCCCATGAGGGGCGCGTGCAGGAGGTCGAGCTCGACCTGCTCGGCGTGGAGGAGATGCTGGAGGTCGGCGCCGTCAGACTGGCCGCAGTCCAGCGCTCCGAGGAGGACCTTCAGGAGATGCGCCGCTGCGTCGAGGAGTACCGGATCGCGGCCAAGGCCGATGACATCCAGGCGCTCATCGGACTCGACCACGCCTTCCACGACGCCATTCTGGCCGCCACCGGCAACCAGTTCGTCGCCTCGACGATGCACCCCTTCCGCGACGCCCTGCTGGGCACCAGGTTCCGGGCCTCGGAGTCCGAGGAGGTGCGGGCCATGGTGGTCTCCCACCACCTCCAGATCCTTCAGGCCATCGAGGCCCAGGACGCCGAGGGCGCCGCCCGTCTCATGCACGAGCACATGGCGCAGACCCGGCGAGACATCCTCACCGCCAGGGAGCGCCGCGGCGGGGAGCTCTCGGAGAACCTCTGA
- a CDS encoding four-carbon acid sugar kinase family protein translates to MATLSEIVAPYPPAPDLTPSDVRDAAGAADTAPFFVVLDDDPTGTQSVSGLPVLTSWTQDDVAWALGTGAPAVYVMTNSRSLSPQDAERVTREVVGAASAAARQAGRRLAFVSRSDSTLRGHFPLEPRLIADLLEEEGQPVDGILLVPAFPEAGRVTVGGVHYTRIGEDFLPSGQTEFARDATFGYTASGLAQWVEEKTAGVVRASQVLTPDLTEVRTRPEALVEVLASARHRQVIAPDIACEQDLLALSRALIVAEAQGRTFVYRVGPPFMRARLGQEVHPPLTSREVEEVRRPAVGRGAERTAAGGLVVVGSHVALTTRQLEDLIANVGAPVLEVEVPKVLDETTGPAHLEELIAQAVEHLEEGTVIVRTSRTLITGADAEESLELSRRVSTAVVETVAGILERIRPLFVLAKGGITSSDVASRGLGMRRAQCVGPMLPGIVSLWTAHDGPAQGVPYIVFPGNVGDETALTAVVRVLLGQDR, encoded by the coding sequence GTGGCTACCCTCAGCGAGATCGTGGCGCCCTATCCGCCCGCCCCCGATCTGACGCCGTCCGATGTCAGAGATGCGGCCGGAGCCGCGGACACCGCCCCATTCTTCGTCGTTCTCGATGACGACCCCACCGGCACCCAGTCCGTCTCGGGCCTGCCGGTCCTGACCTCCTGGACCCAGGACGACGTCGCCTGGGCGCTGGGCACTGGCGCCCCGGCCGTCTACGTCATGACCAACTCGCGCTCGCTCTCGCCGCAGGACGCCGAGCGCGTCACCCGTGAGGTCGTGGGCGCTGCCAGTGCCGCCGCCCGACAGGCCGGTAGGCGCCTGGCCTTCGTCAGCCGCTCCGACTCCACGCTGCGGGGGCACTTCCCGCTCGAGCCCCGGCTCATCGCCGACCTGCTGGAGGAGGAGGGGCAGCCGGTCGACGGCATCCTCCTGGTACCGGCCTTCCCCGAGGCCGGGCGGGTGACCGTGGGGGGCGTCCACTACACGCGCATCGGCGAGGACTTCCTGCCCAGCGGGCAGACCGAGTTCGCCCGCGATGCGACCTTCGGCTACACCGCCTCGGGCCTGGCCCAGTGGGTGGAGGAGAAGACGGCCGGGGTCGTCCGCGCCTCCCAGGTGCTCACCCCGGACCTCACCGAGGTCCGCACCCGCCCCGAGGCCCTGGTCGAGGTCCTCGCCTCGGCGCGCCACCGCCAGGTCATCGCCCCCGACATCGCCTGCGAGCAGGACCTGCTGGCCCTGTCCCGGGCGCTCATCGTGGCCGAGGCCCAGGGGCGCACCTTCGTCTACCGCGTCGGCCCGCCCTTCATGCGGGCCCGGCTGGGACAGGAGGTCCACCCGCCCCTGACTAGCCGGGAGGTCGAGGAGGTGCGCCGGCCGGCGGTAGGCCGGGGTGCTGAGCGCACCGCCGCCGGCGGACTGGTCGTCGTCGGCTCCCACGTGGCGCTGACCACCAGGCAGCTCGAGGATCTCATCGCCAACGTCGGGGCCCCCGTCCTGGAGGTGGAGGTCCCCAAGGTCCTCGATGAGACCACCGGGCCGGCCCATCTGGAGGAGCTCATCGCCCAGGCCGTGGAGCATCTGGAGGAGGGCACCGTCATCGTGCGCACCTCCAGGACCCTCATCACGGGCGCCGACGCCGAGGAGTCCCTGGAGCTCTCCCGCCGGGTCTCCACGGCGGTGGTGGAGACGGTGGCCGGGATCCTGGAGCGCATCCGCCCCCTCTTCGTCCTGGCCAAGGGCGGGATCACTTCCTCCGATGTGGCCTCCCGCGGTCTTGGCATGAGGCGCGCCCAGTGTGTGGGGCCCATGCTGCCGGGCATCGTCTCACTGTGGACGGCCCACGACGGCCCGGCGCAGGGTGTGCCCTACATCGTCTTCCCCGGCAACGTCGGGGATGAGACGGCACTGACGGCAGTGGTGCGGGTCCTGCTCGGCCAGGATCGCTAG